Proteins encoded in a region of the bacterium genome:
- a CDS encoding nucleotidyltransferase family protein → MPAPLDWRRVLWLASWHRLSGALYRALRSAESSDQIPREILDELADSYDRAHQRYRRQRAELVRVTDVMGAARIPTVLLKGSALVETVYRDPGLRPMGDLDLMVPEDRLDQADRLLRGLGYSSRSSREEQEGTHRHHRHYPRLKSEDGVCELELHRHIVRADSGFHFPVSELWARAQETQIADLSALILSPEDQLVHLSLSFFGDRALFYQSSCALGQLLDIAALIDHHRGILSFDEVAARAKTNNHEGPLLCALWSSSELLRASVPREVLERLAVTSFATARLWIFTEELLLDLPL, encoded by the coding sequence GTGCCCGCCCCCCTCGACTGGCGGCGTGTGCTGTGGCTGGCTTCTTGGCATCGGCTTTCCGGTGCCCTTTACAGGGCCCTGCGTTCGGCAGAATCCAGCGACCAGATCCCGCGCGAGATCCTGGACGAGCTTGCCGACTCCTATGACCGAGCCCACCAGCGGTACCGGCGTCAAAGGGCCGAGCTCGTCAGGGTGACAGACGTCATGGGAGCCGCCCGTATCCCGACAGTTCTGCTTAAGGGCTCTGCCCTGGTGGAAACGGTTTACCGAGATCCGGGTCTCCGGCCGATGGGGGATCTTGACCTGATGGTGCCCGAGGATCGTTTGGACCAAGCCGACCGTCTTCTGCGCGGCCTGGGGTACAGCTCACGCTCGAGCCGGGAAGAGCAAGAGGGTACGCACAGGCACCATCGACACTATCCGCGGTTGAAGAGCGAGGATGGGGTCTGCGAACTCGAGCTACATCGACATATCGTCCGTGCGGACAGCGGTTTTCACTTCCCGGTCTCAGAACTCTGGGCGCGGGCCCAAGAGACACAGATCGCCGACCTGAGCGCCCTTATTCTCTCTCCCGAAGACCAACTGGTCCATCTGAGCCTCTCTTTTTTTGGCGACCGCGCGCTCTTCTACCAGAGCTCCTGCGCGTTGGGGCAGCTGCTCGACATAGCGGCTCTCATAGACCACCATCGCGGGATCCTGTCCTTCGACGAGGTAGCCGCCCGCGCCAAGACGAACAACCACGAGGGACCCCTACTGTGCGCCCTTTGGTCGTCAAGCGAGCTCCTGCGAGCTTCGGTACCGCGCGAAGTGCTAGAGAGGTTGGCCGTGACATCGTTCGCGACAGCGCGGCTCTGGATCTTCACCGAAGAACTGCTGCTGGACCTTCCGCTC
- a CDS encoding PqqD family protein, translating to MVAFGHELGASRDMAISVNLRLVLRKRSDLTERHVDDEAVVLDTGSGRVHQLNPTAWFIWDRCDGLSSVEEIILAIAKAYGMEVSEVESDVIAALDHFREEGLLEP from the coding sequence ATGGTAGCCTTTGGTCACGAGCTCGGTGCATCGAGGGACATGGCGATCAGCGTGAACTTGAGATTGGTACTTCGCAAGAGATCGGACCTTACCGAGCGTCACGTGGACGACGAGGCCGTGGTTCTCGATACTGGCTCGGGGAGGGTTCACCAGCTCAACCCGACGGCTTGGTTCATTTGGGATCGATGCGACGGTCTCTCGTCGGTCGAAGAGATCATCCTGGCGATCGCCAAGGCCTATGGCATGGAAGTGTCGGAGGTCGAGTCCGACGTGATCGCAGCCCTGGATCACTTTCGGGAGGAAGGCCTCTTGGAGCCCTGA
- the argE gene encoding acetylornithine deacetylase, with translation MESAGSYLYDTLRRLVAVDTVSAKGNLPLLQALADEFQDHGFRSRLQRWGEGDSIKANLVAVAGPEEPGGLILSGHIDVVPFADQPGWTGNPLELRVEGDRLYGRGTADMKGFVAQCLDAARSLRCDRLRRPLVIALTSDEEVGCTGAGRLIVELPKLLQGCPVPEHAWIGEPTSYRVFSAHKGLVEFEVVVTGKGGHSSLPEDGVNAIAVASQVVEAIGAVQTERRCRRTPSAELFPQCPYTSLNFASIQGGVAPNMIAESCSLVVTYRPLPDEEPLALYEEIRALLEGLEIRDWGSPDRPPQISVGPVTAAPGLVSQPGSPLERVLFERLEVTGSLGAPYCTDGGHLAALGTTPLICGPGELGQAHQPDESLGRHAFEAGTEHILFAVDRLCC, from the coding sequence ATGGAGAGTGCCGGGAGCTACCTCTACGACACCCTTCGGCGGCTCGTTGCCGTGGATACGGTCAGCGCCAAGGGCAACTTACCCTTACTGCAGGCCCTGGCCGATGAGTTCCAGGATCACGGTTTTCGCTCGCGGCTGCAGCGATGGGGCGAAGGCGACTCGATCAAGGCCAATCTGGTGGCGGTCGCGGGTCCCGAGGAACCCGGAGGCCTCATTCTCAGCGGCCACATCGACGTGGTGCCTTTTGCCGATCAGCCGGGCTGGACAGGTAATCCTCTCGAGCTGCGGGTGGAAGGGGATCGGCTCTACGGCCGCGGTACCGCCGACATGAAGGGCTTCGTTGCACAGTGCCTGGACGCGGCTCGGAGTCTCCGCTGCGACCGGCTTCGCCGGCCTCTGGTGATCGCCTTGACCAGTGATGAAGAGGTCGGCTGTACGGGCGCCGGGCGCCTCATCGTCGAACTCCCGAAGCTTCTTCAGGGATGCCCGGTTCCGGAGCACGCCTGGATTGGCGAGCCGACTTCTTACCGGGTCTTCAGCGCTCACAAGGGTTTGGTGGAGTTCGAGGTTGTCGTGACCGGCAAAGGGGGGCACAGTAGCTTGCCGGAAGATGGAGTCAACGCCATCGCGGTCGCTAGCCAGGTGGTGGAAGCGATTGGAGCCGTTCAGACCGAGCGCCGTTGCCGACGCACTCCATCGGCAGAGCTTTTTCCGCAGTGCCCCTACACATCCCTCAATTTCGCCTCCATCCAAGGCGGCGTGGCCCCTAACATGATCGCCGAAAGCTGCTCCTTGGTAGTCACCTACCGGCCGCTTCCGGATGAAGAGCCCCTGGCTCTCTATGAGGAGATCCGTGCTTTGCTCGAGGGTCTAGAGATCCGGGACTGGGGCTCACCGGACAGACCGCCTCAGATCTCGGTCGGTCCGGTGACCGCGGCCCCCGGCTTGGTCTCGCAACCGGGCAGTCCGCTGGAGAGGGTTCTCTTCGAGCGCCTCGAGGTGACCGGGAGCCTTGGAGCTCCGTACTGCACCGACGGGGGCCATCTGGCGGCTCTGGGGACTACCCCTCTGATCTGCGGGCCCGGGGAGCTCGGCCAGGCGCACCAGCCCGATGAGAGCCTCGGTCGCCATGCCTTTGAGGCCGGCACGGAGCACATTCTCTTCGCTGTCGATCGCCTTTGTTGTTGA
- a CDS encoding radical SAM protein, with the protein MRDPKLKKIERTLHQLSFPKKFAVELCAECNLACSMCHHPSMKRPKGVMPFELWKRCADQIVAIEPKTEVWFSFCGEPLLEPELLLRMFAYGKSAGLESINLNTNGMLLTADLVEPILDSGV; encoded by the coding sequence ATGAGAGATCCAAAGCTCAAGAAGATCGAGAGAACGCTTCATCAGCTGAGCTTTCCAAAGAAGTTCGCGGTCGAGCTGTGTGCCGAATGCAACCTGGCCTGCTCCATGTGCCATCACCCGAGCATGAAGCGTCCCAAGGGAGTCATGCCGTTCGAGCTCTGGAAGAGATGCGCGGACCAGATCGTAGCCATCGAGCCCAAGACGGAGGTGTGGTTCTCTTTCTGCGGCGAGCCGCTTCTCGAGCCCGAGCTCCTGCTGCGGATGTTCGCCTACGGCAAGAGTGCCGGCCTGGAATCGATCAATCTCAACACCAACGGCATGCTGTTGACCGCGGATCTGGTCGAACCGATCCTCGATAGCGGGGTG